The following are from one region of the Rhizobacter sp. AJA081-3 genome:
- a CDS encoding putative nucleotidyltransferase substrate binding domain-containing protein, which yields MPTSRGPESQREMLSLVTARVRDAYVRKPFYVNGGLDLVSVCRLLSQQGLTVALVKDATADGERLGIFTTTDLRDALLRDVPPAALAVREVSRFGLIEIDADAELFEALWLMVRHRVHRLLVRDGEQVLGVLGQLDLVSFVANHSHIVAVQIDEAESVDDLKAAALRIDAMVGLLHDGGIKIERIARLVGEMNHRLFARLWSLLAPPELVANSCLLVMGSEGRGEQILKTDQDNALLLRDGFDHPRLAEIAANFNAALAEFGYPPCPGQIMLTNPMWRASVSSFRETLREWIYGAGPDGPMHLAIFYDAAAVAGDATLLREVREHLDRILAGGDAFLARFAAAADQFDEPQRWWQRLTARNDEQPLDLKKLGTFPIVHGVRALSLQHGVHESGTAARLRRLVERGIVEPELGRDLLEALHYLMALKLRHQLRQREQGETPGNLVRPSELSTMDGDQLKDALAINKRFRALLRQRFRLDAL from the coding sequence ATGCCGACAAGCCGCGGACCTGAATCGCAACGCGAGATGCTCTCGCTGGTCACCGCGCGCGTGCGCGACGCCTACGTGCGAAAGCCCTTCTACGTCAATGGCGGGCTCGACCTGGTGTCGGTGTGCCGGCTGCTCTCGCAGCAGGGCCTGACCGTTGCCCTGGTGAAGGACGCCACGGCGGACGGCGAGCGCCTGGGCATCTTCACCACCACCGACCTGCGCGATGCGTTGCTGCGCGACGTGCCGCCGGCCGCGCTGGCGGTGCGCGAGGTGTCGCGCTTCGGCCTGATCGAGATCGACGCCGACGCCGAGCTGTTCGAGGCGCTGTGGCTGATGGTGCGCCACCGCGTGCACCGGCTGCTGGTGCGTGACGGCGAGCAGGTGCTGGGCGTGCTCGGCCAGCTCGACCTGGTGAGCTTCGTCGCCAACCATTCGCACATCGTCGCGGTGCAGATCGACGAGGCCGAATCGGTGGACGACCTGAAGGCCGCGGCGTTGCGCATCGACGCGATGGTCGGCCTGCTGCACGACGGCGGCATCAAGATCGAGCGCATCGCGCGGCTGGTCGGCGAGATGAACCACCGCCTCTTCGCGCGGCTGTGGAGCCTGCTCGCGCCGCCGGAGCTGGTGGCCAACAGCTGCCTGCTGGTGATGGGCAGCGAAGGCCGCGGCGAGCAGATCCTCAAGACCGACCAGGACAACGCGCTGCTGCTGCGCGACGGCTTCGATCATCCGCGCCTGGCCGAGATCGCGGCGAACTTCAACGCCGCGCTGGCCGAGTTCGGCTACCCGCCTTGCCCCGGGCAGATCATGCTGACCAATCCGATGTGGCGCGCGTCGGTGTCGAGCTTCCGCGAGACGCTGCGCGAATGGATTTACGGGGCTGGCCCGGACGGGCCGATGCACCTGGCGATCTTCTACGACGCCGCCGCGGTGGCCGGCGATGCCACCCTGCTGCGCGAGGTGCGCGAGCACCTCGACCGCATCCTCGCCGGCGGCGATGCGTTCCTCGCGCGCTTCGCGGCGGCGGCCGATCAGTTCGACGAGCCGCAGCGCTGGTGGCAGCGCCTGACCGCGCGCAACGACGAGCAGCCGCTGGACCTGAAGAAGCTCGGCACCTTCCCGATCGTGCACGGCGTGCGTGCGCTCAGCCTGCAGCACGGCGTGCACGAGAGCGGCACGGCCGCGCGGCTGCGCCGCCTCGTCGAGCGTGGCATCGTCGAGCCCGAGCTCGGCCGCGACCTGCTCGAGGCGCTGCACTACCTGATGGCGCTGAAGCTGCGCCACCAGCTGCGCCAGCGCGAACAAGGCGAGACGCCGGGCAATCTGGTGCGCCCGTCGGAGCTCAGCACGATGGATGGCGACCAGCTCAAGGACGCGCTAGCGATCAACAAGCGCTTTCGCGCGCTGCTGCGCCAGCGCTTCCGGCTCGATGCGCTGTGA
- a CDS encoding cation acetate symporter: MSRFSDSTRRVLTLAALSVPALAIAAGADLGQAQKQATNWTAIGMFGIFVIATLFITKWAAARTKSAADFYTAGGGITGFQNGLAIAGDYMSAASFLGISAAVMASGFDGLIYSIGFLVGWPVITFLMAERLRNLGKFTFADVAAFRFEQKPVRIFAASGTLVVVAFYLIAQMVGAGQLIKLLFGLEYWIAVVIVGALMMVYVLFGGMTATTWVQIIKACLLLGGASFMAFMVMWNFGFSPEAMFAKAVEIKAALATGKTAEEAAKIGQSIMGPGNFVKDPISAISFGMALMFGTAGLPHILMRFFTVPSAKEARKSVMWATGWIGYFYLLTFIIGFGAITFVLTNPQFLDAKGGLLGGGNMAAIHLANAVGGNVFLGFISAVAFATILAVVAGLTLSGASAVSHDIYATVIKQGKADSASELRVSKMTTIALGIVAVALGIAFEKQNIAFMVSLAFAIAASANFPVLFMSVLWKDCTTKGAVIGGFLGLISSVVLTVVSPSVWEATLGNPKGSALFPYTSPALFSMTIGFVGIWLFSVLDRGARAQQDRAGFLAQQVRSETGIGASGASGH, translated from the coding sequence ATGAGCCGCTTCTCCGATTCCACCCGCCGCGTGCTGACGTTGGCCGCGCTGAGCGTGCCCGCGCTGGCCATCGCCGCCGGCGCCGACCTCGGCCAGGCGCAGAAGCAGGCGACCAACTGGACCGCCATCGGCATGTTCGGCATCTTCGTGATCGCCACGCTGTTCATCACCAAGTGGGCCGCGGCGCGCACCAAGAGCGCGGCCGACTTCTACACCGCCGGCGGCGGCATCACCGGCTTCCAGAACGGCCTGGCGATCGCCGGCGACTACATGTCGGCGGCCTCGTTCCTGGGCATCTCCGCTGCGGTGATGGCTTCCGGCTTCGACGGCCTGATCTACTCGATCGGCTTCCTGGTCGGCTGGCCGGTCATCACCTTCCTGATGGCCGAACGCCTGCGCAACCTCGGCAAGTTCACCTTCGCCGACGTGGCCGCATTCCGCTTCGAGCAGAAGCCGGTGCGCATCTTCGCAGCCTCGGGCACGCTGGTCGTCGTCGCGTTCTACCTGATCGCGCAGATGGTCGGCGCGGGCCAGCTCATCAAGCTGCTGTTCGGCCTGGAGTACTGGATCGCCGTGGTCATCGTTGGCGCGCTGATGATGGTCTACGTGCTGTTCGGCGGCATGACGGCCACCACCTGGGTGCAGATCATCAAGGCCTGCCTGCTGCTCGGCGGCGCCTCGTTCATGGCCTTCATGGTGATGTGGAACTTCGGCTTCAGCCCGGAGGCGATGTTCGCCAAGGCAGTCGAGATCAAGGCCGCCCTGGCCACCGGCAAGACCGCCGAGGAAGCCGCCAAGATCGGCCAGTCGATCATGGGCCCGGGCAACTTCGTGAAGGACCCGATCTCCGCGATCAGCTTCGGCATGGCGCTGATGTTCGGCACGGCCGGCCTGCCGCACATCCTGATGCGCTTCTTCACGGTCCCGAGCGCCAAGGAAGCGCGCAAGTCGGTGATGTGGGCGACCGGCTGGATCGGCTACTTCTACCTGCTGACCTTCATCATCGGCTTCGGCGCGATCACCTTCGTGCTGACCAACCCGCAGTTCCTCGACGCCAAGGGCGGCCTGCTGGGCGGCGGCAACATGGCCGCCATCCACCTGGCCAACGCGGTGGGCGGCAACGTGTTCCTCGGCTTCATCTCTGCGGTGGCCTTCGCGACCATCCTCGCGGTGGTGGCGGGCCTGACGCTGTCGGGTGCCTCGGCGGTGTCGCACGACATCTATGCCACGGTGATCAAGCAGGGCAAGGCCGACAGCGCCTCCGAACTGCGCGTCTCGAAGATGACCACCATCGCGCTGGGCATCGTCGCCGTCGCGCTGGGCATCGCCTTCGAGAAGCAGAACATCGCCTTCATGGTGTCTCTGGCCTTCGCGATCGCGGCCTCGGCCAACTTCCCGGTGCTCTTCATGAGCGTGCTGTGGAAGGACTGCACCACCAAGGGCGCGGTGATCGGCGGCTTCCTCGGCCTGATCTCGTCGGTGGTGCTGACCGTGGTGTCGCCGTCGGTGTGGGAAGCCACGCTGGGCAACCCCAAGGGCTCGGCGCTGTTCCCGTACACCTCGCCGGCGCTGTTCTCGATGACCATCGGCTTCGTCGGCATCTGGCTGTTCTCGGTGCTCGACCGCGGCGCACGCGCCCAGCAGGACCGCGCGGGCTTCCTCGCCCAGCAGGTGCGTTCGGAAACCGGCATCGGTGCCTCGGGCGCCAGCGGCCATTGA
- a CDS encoding YbaK/EbsC family protein — MTAEPNDRPEGFRRVAQALADRGHPHAPLWLEVSARTSQEAADALGVQVGQIAKSVIFRRKLDEVAVLVVTSGDKRVDEKKVAAQVGALGRADADFVKARTGFTIGGVSPLAHATPAVTLIDRELFRFDEIWAAAGHPNGVFRLSPAQLESLTGAPVADVVQA; from the coding sequence CTGCAGAGCCGAACGATCGGCCCGAGGGCTTTCGCCGCGTCGCTCAGGCGCTGGCCGATCGTGGCCATCCGCATGCGCCGCTGTGGCTGGAAGTTTCGGCGCGCACCTCGCAGGAGGCGGCCGACGCGCTGGGCGTGCAGGTCGGCCAGATCGCCAAGAGCGTGATCTTCCGGCGCAAGCTCGACGAGGTGGCGGTGCTCGTCGTCACCTCGGGCGACAAGCGGGTCGACGAGAAGAAGGTGGCCGCGCAGGTGGGCGCGCTCGGCCGCGCCGATGCCGATTTCGTCAAAGCGCGCACCGGCTTCACCATCGGCGGCGTGTCGCCGCTCGCGCACGCCACACCGGCGGTGACGCTGATCGACCGCGAGCTGTTCCGCTTCGACGAGATCTGGGCCGCCGCCGGCCACCCCAACGGGGTGTTCCGCCTCAGCCCGGCGCAGCTCGAGTCGCTGACCGGCGCGCCGGTGGCCGACGTGGTGCAGGCATGA
- a CDS encoding sensor histidine kinase, with protein sequence MLSAPLVLAASFAYLLMLFGVAHWADRRARAGRSVIGNAWVYTLSMGVYCTAWTYFGSIGRAASSGLWFLPIYLGPTLAMLLAGSLLRKMIRIARSYRITSIADFIASRYGKSRTLAALVTLIALVGILPYVALQLKAIASGLTVLTGTHGGSGPWWSDSTLYIALALAGFTVAFGTRHLDTSERHEGMVAAIAFESVVKLLAFLAIGIFVCWGLFDGPGDIFARAAAQPALSGLSGLGGESKFAGGQWFALTLLAMLSVIFLPRQFQVMVVENVDERHVQRATWAFPAYLLLINLFVLPIALGGLLHFGVGGADPETFVLSLPLSNGQSWLALVAFIGGLSAATGMVIVEAIAVSTMVSNDLVMPLLLRLRHRASSDLSGVPLAVRRVVIVVLLLLGYLYFRVAGEAYALVSIGLISFAAVAQFAPALLGGMYWKGGTRAGALAGLLAGFALWSWTLLLPSIAKSGWLATGFLTDGPFGIALLRPEQLLGLTGLDSLTHALLWSLLANAGLYVAVSLARAPSAREATQALLFVDVFQRSAGAPVFWRGRARLAELQQLATRFLGAEPAQRLFADYARRAGVADVERIAPDAQLVQHVETQLAGAIGSASARAVMASVVEEEPLAPEDILRMLDEASQVRALNRQLESLDRLKDDFMSSVTHELRTPLTSIRAFAELMRDDPDMAGEQRQQFLGLVVGEAERLSRLVNQVLDMAKIESGHAEWRNDEIDLRELIAHAVQTTAEVFRERGALVSVQQPEAVPTLHADRDRLLQVLLNLLSNAAKFVPAGSGRVEVRLTIDARAAQVEVVDNGPGVPLDQQQLVFEKFRQGGDAANRPQGTGLGLPISRQIVEHFGGRMWLRSEPGRGACFAFELPWTRQQEETGA encoded by the coding sequence ATGCTGTCCGCCCCGCTGGTCCTCGCCGCCTCGTTCGCCTACCTGCTGATGCTGTTCGGCGTGGCGCACTGGGCCGACCGGCGTGCGCGCGCGGGCCGCTCGGTGATCGGCAATGCCTGGGTCTACACGCTGTCGATGGGCGTGTACTGCACCGCCTGGACGTACTTCGGCAGCATCGGCCGCGCCGCCTCGTCGGGCCTGTGGTTCCTGCCCATCTACCTCGGCCCGACGCTGGCGATGCTGCTGGCCGGCTCGCTGCTGCGCAAGATGATCCGCATCGCGCGCAGCTACCGCATCACCTCGATCGCCGACTTCATCGCCAGCCGCTATGGCAAGAGCCGCACGCTGGCCGCGCTGGTCACGCTGATCGCTCTGGTGGGCATCCTGCCCTACGTGGCGCTGCAGCTCAAAGCCATCGCCAGCGGCCTGACGGTGCTCACCGGCACGCACGGCGGCAGCGGGCCCTGGTGGAGCGACAGCACGCTGTACATCGCGCTCGCGCTGGCCGGCTTCACCGTCGCCTTCGGCACGCGCCACCTCGACACCAGCGAGCGCCACGAAGGCATGGTCGCGGCGATCGCCTTCGAGTCGGTGGTCAAGCTGCTCGCCTTCCTGGCCATCGGCATCTTCGTCTGCTGGGGCCTGTTCGATGGCCCCGGCGACATCTTCGCGCGCGCCGCGGCGCAGCCCGCGCTGAGCGGCCTGTCCGGGCTCGGCGGCGAGTCGAAGTTCGCCGGCGGGCAGTGGTTCGCGCTCACGCTGCTGGCCATGCTGTCGGTGATCTTCCTGCCGCGCCAGTTCCAGGTGATGGTGGTGGAGAACGTCGACGAGCGCCACGTCCAGCGCGCCACCTGGGCCTTCCCGGCCTATCTGCTGCTGATCAACCTGTTCGTGCTGCCGATCGCGCTGGGCGGGCTGCTGCACTTCGGCGTGGGCGGCGCCGACCCCGAGACCTTCGTGCTCTCGCTGCCGCTGTCCAACGGCCAGTCGTGGCTGGCGCTGGTGGCCTTCATCGGCGGGCTGTCGGCGGCCACCGGCATGGTGATCGTCGAGGCCATCGCGGTGTCGACCATGGTCAGCAACGACCTGGTGATGCCGCTGCTGCTGCGCCTGCGGCACCGCGCCTCGAGCGACCTCAGCGGTGTGCCGCTGGCGGTGCGGCGCGTGGTCATCGTCGTGCTGCTGCTGCTGGGTTACCTGTACTTCCGCGTCGCCGGCGAGGCCTATGCGCTGGTCAGCATCGGGCTGATCAGCTTCGCCGCGGTGGCGCAATTCGCGCCCGCGCTGCTCGGCGGCATGTACTGGAAGGGCGGCACCCGCGCCGGCGCGCTGGCCGGGCTGCTGGCCGGCTTCGCGCTGTGGAGCTGGACGCTGCTGCTGCCGTCGATCGCCAAGTCGGGCTGGCTGGCCACCGGCTTCCTGACCGACGGGCCGTTCGGCATCGCGCTGCTGCGGCCCGAGCAACTGCTCGGCCTCACCGGGCTGGACAGCCTCACCCATGCGCTGCTGTGGAGCCTGCTGGCCAATGCCGGGCTATATGTGGCGGTGTCGCTGGCCCGTGCGCCGTCGGCACGCGAGGCGACGCAGGCATTGCTGTTCGTCGACGTGTTCCAGCGCTCGGCCGGCGCGCCGGTGTTCTGGCGCGGCCGCGCGCGGCTGGCCGAACTGCAGCAGCTGGCCACGCGCTTCCTCGGCGCCGAGCCGGCGCAGCGCCTGTTCGCCGACTATGCTCGGCGTGCCGGCGTGGCGGACGTCGAGCGCATCGCCCCCGACGCGCAGCTCGTGCAGCATGTCGAGACGCAGCTGGCCGGCGCGATCGGCAGCGCCTCGGCCCGCGCGGTGATGGCCTCGGTGGTCGAGGAGGAGCCGCTGGCGCCGGAAGACATCCTGCGCATGCTCGACGAAGCCTCGCAGGTGCGTGCGCTGAATCGCCAGCTGGAAAGCCTGGACCGCCTGAAGGACGACTTCATGTCCTCGGTGACGCACGAGCTGCGCACGCCGCTGACCTCGATCCGCGCCTTCGCCGAGCTGATGCGCGACGACCCCGACATGGCTGGCGAGCAGCGCCAGCAGTTCCTCGGCCTGGTGGTCGGCGAGGCCGAGCGCCTGAGCCGCCTTGTGAACCAGGTGCTGGACATGGCGAAGATCGAGTCCGGCCACGCCGAATGGCGCAACGACGAAATCGACCTGCGCGAGCTGATCGCCCATGCGGTGCAGACGACGGCCGAGGTGTTCCGCGAGCGCGGTGCCCTGGTGAGCGTGCAGCAGCCCGAGGCGGTGCCGACGCTGCACGCCGACCGCGACCGGCTGCTGCAGGTGCTGCTCAACCTGCTGAGCAACGCGGCCAAGTTCGTGCCGGCGGGCAGCGGCCGGGTCGAGGTGAGGCTGACAATCGATGCGCGTGCCGCGCAGGTCGAGGTGGTCGACAACGGCCCGGGCGTGCCCCTTGATCAGCAGCAACTCGTGTTCGAGAAATTCCGCCAAGGTGGCGACGCGGCGAATCGACCGCAGGGCACCGGCCTGGGCTTGCCGATCAGCCGCCAGATCGTCGAGCATTTCGGCGGGCGGATGTGGCTCCGGTCCGAGCCGGGACGGGGCGCCTGCTTCGCCTTCGAGCTGCCGTGGACAAGACAACAAGAGGAGACAGGCGCATGA
- a CDS encoding DUF1289 domain-containing protein: MKADVSAIPSPCISVCRMHAGSGWCEGCLRTIDEIAAWSVLDDQHKRAVWKLLPQRREVLAAMKGQAS, translated from the coding sequence ATGAAGGCCGACGTGTCCGCCATCCCGTCGCCTTGCATCAGCGTGTGCCGCATGCACGCCGGCTCCGGATGGTGCGAGGGCTGCCTGCGCACGATCGACGAGATCGCCGCCTGGTCGGTGCTCGACGACCAGCACAAGCGTGCCGTGTGGAAGCTGCTGCCGCAGCGCCGCGAGGTGCTCGCCGCGATGAAGGGCCAGGCCTCGTGA
- a CDS encoding DUF485 domain-containing protein — MEDDLVRKISTHPKYLELKAKRSSFGWWLTLAMMVVYYGFILLVAFNKPFLSQRLGDGVMTMGIPIGFGVIVFTIVITAFYVQRANSQYDDLTEAIRKGVLK, encoded by the coding sequence ATGGAAGACGATCTGGTCCGAAAGATCTCGACCCACCCCAAGTACCTGGAACTCAAGGCCAAGCGCTCGAGTTTCGGCTGGTGGCTCACGCTGGCGATGATGGTCGTGTACTACGGCTTCATCCTGCTGGTGGCGTTCAACAAGCCCTTCCTGTCGCAGCGCCTGGGCGACGGCGTGATGACGATGGGCATTCCCATCGGCTTCGGCGTCATCGTCTTCACCATCGTCATCACCGCGTTCTACGTGCAGCGCGCCAACAGCCAGTACGACGACCTGACCGAAGCCATCCGCAAGGGAGTGCTGAAATGA
- a CDS encoding 2-hydroxychromene-2-carboxylate isomerase: protein MKHLRFWFDPISPYAYLAFEQLPQALEGLSYSVEYRPILFAGLLRQWGQKGPAEIEPKRAWTFRQIAWAAHRLGIPIDTPAQHPFNPLALLRLLHASAPEGGAPNRWQCEQVFHHVWRGGADANDAQRLAELQARLAPPRAADDESVKQSLKDLTGQALAAGIFGVPTIEVDGRYFWGLDALDMLAACLRGDPWFAGPDWDAAGTAPPGVRRT, encoded by the coding sequence GTGAAGCACCTGCGCTTCTGGTTCGACCCGATCTCGCCCTACGCCTATCTCGCCTTCGAGCAACTGCCGCAGGCGCTCGAAGGGCTGTCGTACAGCGTCGAGTACCGGCCCATCCTGTTCGCCGGGCTGCTCAGGCAGTGGGGCCAGAAGGGCCCGGCCGAGATCGAACCCAAGCGGGCCTGGACCTTCCGCCAGATCGCCTGGGCCGCGCACCGTCTGGGCATTCCCATCGACACGCCGGCGCAGCACCCCTTCAACCCGCTGGCCCTGCTGCGCCTGCTGCACGCCAGTGCGCCCGAGGGCGGCGCGCCGAATCGATGGCAGTGCGAGCAGGTGTTCCACCATGTATGGCGCGGCGGTGCCGACGCCAACGACGCGCAGCGCCTGGCCGAATTGCAGGCCCGGCTGGCACCCCCGCGCGCGGCGGACGACGAGTCCGTCAAGCAGTCGCTCAAGGACCTGACAGGCCAGGCCCTGGCGGCCGGCATCTTCGGCGTGCCGACCATCGAGGTGGACGGCAGATATTTCTGGGGCCTCGACGCCCTGGACATGCTGGCCGCCTGCCTGCGCGGCGACCCGTGGTTCGCCGGTCCCGACTGGGACGCGGCCGGCACCGCCCCGCCGGGCGTGCGGCGCACCTGA